The DNA sequence ACCCAGGTAGGGGAAGGTGTCGGCCTGGTCGTCCCTGGGTCGCAGCAGGCAGCCGACCACCCGGCCGATGGACGAGAGCTGACGTACCAGGGGTTCCGTGCGGGCCAGTTGACGTTCGATGGCCAATGCCTGTCGGACGACTACCGGCTGGTCGGTGTGCCGGCCCAGCCGGTAGAGCGGCTCGGCCATGGTCCGATCGGTCAGTCGCGCCGAACCGTCGGCGAAGCTGACCAGCCACTGGTCGTCAATGTGCATGGCCGGGAGGTAACGCGCCAGGGCGGCCACCTTCGGATGGCCGAAACCGTCGACGGCACCGCGGGTCGCGTCGTAGAGGAGGGAGAGGCAGTCCCCCAGCGACCCACCGGCCCGACCCCAGTAGGTGGCGCCCTCATCGCAGCCGCCGTCGGCCGGGCAGGAGTCGAGGAAGCGGTCCAGACCCTCCAGGGCGCGGCCGATCACCTGGCGTCGCTGCTGGGGGTCGATCTCGGTGAGCAGGGCCACGGCCAGCACGCCCGAGTGGATCCAGGGGTTCCAGTTGTTGGTGAACTCCACCAGCCAGCGCCAGTCACGATGCTGCAGGAACGGCTCGAGCACCCTCGTCCGCAGCTCGTCCGCCACCCGGGGCCGGATGGTCTGCGACAGGTCGTCCAGTCGGTCGCCGATCAGGTAGTCCACCCAGGCCAGCAGGCCGCCCGTCTCGGCGCAGAACAGGTCCAGGTCCAGGTCGTCGGGTCTGGCCAGGGCGCTGCCCCGCTGCTGGGCCCTGGTGGCATGCGCCGGGATCGCCCAGGTGGTCTCCTCGCAGATGAGCATCAGCCCGTCGACGGCATCCCGCAGCCAGGCCTCCTCGCCGGTGAGGACGGCGGCCAGTGTGGAGGCGACCAACCGGGTCCGCCGACCGAAGTAGAGCTGCTCGTAGTGGCTCCGGTCTCCATCCAGCGCGTAGCGGGCGAAGTCGCTGGCCAGCAGCTGCGGCCAGGGGTGCTGGAGCAGGGCTCGGGCGGTGCTGATGACGTCCAGCCGATGCGCTTCGGCCACCCCGCGCCAGCGACTGTCGCCGATTCGGGGATAGGGCAGTGGGATCCGACGTTCCGAGAGTTGGGCGCTGCCGTCGACCGTGTCGACCAGGTCGGCCAGGCGTGCGAGCGGCAGGCTGGAGGCTGCGCCCGGCAGGCCGGAGGCTGCACCAGAGAGGCTGGAGGCTGGGCCAGGCAGGGGCGGAGACGTCGTCATGGCTCTGGAGGTCCGTTCTGTTGCCGGTGACGGAATGCGCTATCCCACGACGCTACCGCACCTGGGCGACTACTCCGGCAGCTGGGCGTTGTTGCCGCCGGCCGCCTGATAGACCAGGGCAGCAGCCACGTCGCGCAACCGGACGTTGGTGTGCTGCGACATCGAGGTCAGATGGTCGAAGGCCTCCTCGGCCCCGCAGCCGAGCTGAGCCATGATGATCCCCTTGGCCTGCTCGATGGTGGCCCGTGACGTCAGCGCCTCACGCAGCTGGCTCACCTCGTTCACCAACTCGGTGAAGGCCTTCGCGCTGTGCACGGCGGCGCCGTCGGTGGTCCAGAACGACAGCACGCGCGCCAGGTCCGTGCGCAGACAGGTCACGTCCTCCACCTTGTGCGCGATCGCCACCAGGGCGCCGTCGGGGTCGAGGATCGGCGTGCAGACCCAGTTCCAGTACCTCTCCTCGAACTGGCCGGAGCGGCTGCAGATGTCATAGCGCTGGACCGGCATGCTGGCGGCTTCCTGGGTGCTGACCACGCGCTGCAGCGAGGCGTTGAGGGCGGTGACGCCGTCAGCACCGGGATCGTCCGGGTTCTCCGGGAAGGCCTCGAAGATGTGCCGACCCAGGATCCGCTCCGGCTCGGCCATCGCCACGTCCAGATAGGCCCGGTTGGCGTCCCGGATCGTCAGTTGGAGGTCCAGCACAACCGTCGGTGCCGGGACTGCTCGGAACACCTGGGCATAGTCGATGATCAGCCCCTGAGACATGACGCCCCCTTGCCATTACTGATCGGCTTCGGGCTGCGTTTCTGAACCCGGGTGCAGGACTGCGGAGCCAATAGTAGGCCACGCCGCGACTCACCAGCCCCCGCCGCCGCCGCCGCCGACCCCGCCTCCGGCGCCGGCACCCCCGGAGAAGCCGGAGCCACCGCCGGAGGCGACCGTCGCGCTGACCATGGCGGCGGTGGCCGTCTCCGAGAAGGCGTTCAGGGAGTCGGCGAAGGAGCCGCCCACGGCAGCGGTGAAGAAGCCGGCCTGGGTGCCCACGTACCACCCCGGCTCGGGCACCTGGCGGCCCTGCGCCGCCAGGTCCGCAAAGACCTTGGCCCAGCGTTCGGCGACGTCGAAGGCGATCGCGAACGGCAGGTAGCGCGAGAAGATGTCCTCACCCTCCTCGAACCTAATCTGGTCCGCCTCGGCGGTCTCCAGATACAGCTTGAAGCCGAGCGACTGGGCCAGCACCGCAGTGCCCTCAGCGGTCCGCGCCGGCATCCGATGGGCGACGATGAGGGTGACCACACCGACCAGGGCGACGCCGACGCCGACCAGGCCCCAGCCGACGGTCAAGGCCAGCAGCACCGCGAGCAGGGCTCCGAGCACGACGATGCCCGCCCCGATCCCGTACCAGCTCGCCCGGACGTTGAACGGGTTGGCGCGGAACCAGCCGCGGCTGGTCACCTCCTGGTAGAGCCACCGCTGGGTCTTGCCGAGCGTGCCGACGAACGACTTGCCGAGGTCGCTCAACAGGGTCTCGTCGTGGGCGGAGAACAGCCCGTCGAGGATGGTGCGCTCGTAGGCTCTGAGGTCCCCCGCCCCGCCGCTCAGCCGGACCAGTCGCCAGTCCGGCTTGCCCTTCCTCCGGGACCCGGGTTCGGAGCCGACCTCCTCGATCCGGAGGTGACCACGCACTGCGAGGTCGACGATGGTCGCGGTCACGTCGCGTGGGTCGGCGACCTCGTCGGTGAGCGTCCCCATCTCGCCCGGGCCGACCCCCTCGGGGGGCCGGAACTGGACGGCGACCGGGGTGTGCGAGCCGCGTCGTCCCACTGCTGCCGCCTGCTCGGTCCTCGGCGTCAGGCCGGGGGTGAGCCCCAGATACGCCTCGTCGCGCCCCTTCCGTTGCGACCGACGCACCACGGCCACGCTGCCGACCAGAGCGAGGAGCGCGGCCAGGCCACCGGTGAGCGGGGTCAGGCCGAAGGTGTTCTGCAGGTTGTACCGCTTGACCAGCTTGGGCTCTGCACCGACGAAGGTGCCGCCCGGCCAGCCTGCGACCAGGGTCAGGGCCGAGCCTGGCTCGACGACCTGCTGGCTGTAGGTGACCCCGTCGGCGGTGACCTGGTGCTTGTCACACTCCCGTGAGCTGCCGGGCTCGCCGACGAAGCAGGTGGCGTCGGCGACCTCGGCCGGGCCGGTGAGGTTGACGCTGATGTTGTGCAGCGGGATCTCCCACTGCTGGCCGATGATGTTCCAGAAGATCTCGTCCTGCCCCCGGGCACCGACCTTGGGGTTGACCACGCCGGAGATCCGGTAGGACAGCTGGTAGTTCTGGATCCCGGTCACCTCGGTGTTCTCGTCGCCGATCTTGATCGCCAAGGCGCCGTTCTTGGTCTCGGTGGCGACCGCGTCCGGAGCGCCCGAGGGGCTGTCGGCGCTGATGTCGGTGATGCCGAAGCTGCGGTAGTGGTCGGGGTCGCCGGCGATCTCCTGGCGCAGCGGCAGGGTGACGTACGGTCCGTGGCCAGGCTGGTCGGCGAAGTCGAAGTCGAAGTCGAGCCTGACCGTGATGACGCCGTTCCTGGCCGCGGTCGCCTCCACCTCATAGCGGGTGATGCTCCAGTTCCCTTGGTCCGCCTGCGCGGTCCCAGGGAGCAGGATGAAGGCGGCCAGCCCCAGCCAGACCGCAATGACGATGCGCTTCATGTCCGGTGGTCCCCCTCGCTGAGACCTCCAGACTACGGGATCTGCGCCTCGCCGACCCTTACCCGGCGGCTCGTTCGGCCTCGATGTGTTCCAGCGACTTTCCGACCGTGTGCGGCATGAAGAAGAACCCCACCACGCCACTGATCAACAGGAACAACGCCAGCAGACCACCGACCACGCTGAAGCCCTGAGTGGCCAGTACCGGCACGAAGAAGCTCCAGATGCCGAGGAACATCCGCGCCACCCCGAAGGTGTAGCCCTGGGCGGTCCCCCGCAGCATGGTGGGGAACAGCTCCTGGCTGAAGATCTTGTAGACGGCCTCCCCCGCCAGCGCTGCACCGATGGCGAACAGCACCACGTTCAGGATGATCACCGGCACTGTGAACGGCAGCACGATGAACATCCCGTAGGCCACGATCTGCATGACCGAGCCGACCCCCCAGAACACTTTGCGCAGCCCGTGGGTCTTGTCGTAGTGCGGCATGAAGATCACCACTGTGGCGATGATGCCGATGGCGAATCCCGCGCAGGCCAGCCCGACACTGACCGCCTGGCTGCCGCCGCCGAGGGTCTTGACCATGTAGGGGGTGAAGATGCCCGACGTGCCGGCGGCCAGGTTCCAGAACACGTAGATCGTGGCGGTCCACAGCAGCGCCTTCAGGTTCGCCCCACGGAACAGGTCGCTGACCCGGTGCCCGGTCTCCTTGACCGCGGCCGACGCCGACTTCCAGCGGACCGACTCCGACATCCCGCGGCGGAGCCCCCAGGTGACCAGCGCGACCAGGCACAGATGCAGGAAGACGATTCGGATACCCAGCAGGCCGAGCGGCGCCAGCACCAGAGCCAGCAGCAGCACGATCACCGGGCCGAAGTTCCAGGCGACCTGGCTGAAGCCGAGCAGCTTGCCGCGGGCCTTGGCCGGCGACAGCTCCCCGACCAGGGCCAACGAGGTGGGTACGTCGGCGCCGACGGTCACACCGACGATGAAGGTGCCGACGAACAGCATCACGGGGTTCACCGAGAAGGCGATCAG is a window from the Microlunatus panaciterrae genome containing:
- a CDS encoding heparinase II/III domain-containing protein, with product MTTSPPLPGPASSLSGAASGLPGAASSLPLARLADLVDTVDGSAQLSERRIPLPYPRIGDSRWRGVAEAHRLDVISTARALLQHPWPQLLASDFARYALDGDRSHYEQLYFGRRTRLVASTLAAVLTGEEAWLRDAVDGLMLICEETTWAIPAHATRAQQRGSALARPDDLDLDLFCAETGGLLAWVDYLIGDRLDDLSQTIRPRVADELRTRVLEPFLQHRDWRWLVEFTNNWNPWIHSGVLAVALLTEIDPQQRRQVIGRALEGLDRFLDSCPADGGCDEGATYWGRAGGSLGDCLSLLYDATRGAVDGFGHPKVAALARYLPAMHIDDQWLVSFADGSARLTDRTMAEPLYRLGRHTDQPVVVRQALAIERQLARTEPLVRQLSSIGRVVGCLLRPRDDQADTFPYLGELWFPDTQVLVARQLPGSPEGIYLAVKGGHNDESHNHNDIGNFVVAVDGRPMIIDMGAGTYTRQTFGPDRYEIFTMQSGFHNVPEINGQPQQAGPEFRADAMAVEIGRDQVRCSIELAAAYPAGAGARSWRRQLVLARESTDAGLEVTDSWDLATGPASLVWHLITPAEVSSAPGLVRLRLPGPGRELEIGYDQELVTCAEEPVPLADPKLASVWTSGLTRLTLTATQPLLQRTGALRLRLRSRPAG
- a CDS encoding ANTAR domain-containing protein encodes the protein MSQGLIIDYAQVFRAVPAPTVVLDLQLTIRDANRAYLDVAMAEPERILGRHIFEAFPENPDDPGADGVTALNASLQRVVSTQEAASMPVQRYDICSRSGQFEERYWNWVCTPILDPDGALVAIAHKVEDVTCLRTDLARVLSFWTTDGAAVHSAKAFTELVNEVSQLREALTSRATIEQAKGIIMAQLGCGAEEAFDHLTSMSQHTNVRLRDVAAALVYQAAGGNNAQLPE
- a CDS encoding DUF2207 domain-containing protein, which codes for MKRIVIAVWLGLAAFILLPGTAQADQGNWSITRYEVEATAARNGVITVRLDFDFDFADQPGHGPYVTLPLRQEIAGDPDHYRSFGITDISADSPSGAPDAVATETKNGALAIKIGDENTEVTGIQNYQLSYRISGVVNPKVGARGQDEIFWNIIGQQWEIPLHNISVNLTGPAEVADATCFVGEPGSSRECDKHQVTADGVTYSQQVVEPGSALTLVAGWPGGTFVGAEPKLVKRYNLQNTFGLTPLTGGLAALLALVGSVAVVRRSQRKGRDEAYLGLTPGLTPRTEQAAAVGRRGSHTPVAVQFRPPEGVGPGEMGTLTDEVADPRDVTATIVDLAVRGHLRIEEVGSEPGSRRKGKPDWRLVRLSGGAGDLRAYERTILDGLFSAHDETLLSDLGKSFVGTLGKTQRWLYQEVTSRGWFRANPFNVRASWYGIGAGIVVLGALLAVLLALTVGWGLVGVGVALVGVVTLIVAHRMPARTAEGTAVLAQSLGFKLYLETAEADQIRFEEGEDIFSRYLPFAIAFDVAERWAKVFADLAAQGRQVPEPGWYVGTQAGFFTAAVGGSFADSLNAFSETATAAMVSATVASGGGSGFSGGAGAGGGVGGGGGGGW
- a CDS encoding MFS transporter; protein product: MADTTTTDVEVDHDPDGGKVTRQQWKWTILAGMASYLDAGSIVALGAGLALFKAEFGLGSGAVGALAAIGPNALGCALGAFIGGRLGDKLGRKKIYQWDLLLYAVGILLIAFSVNPVMLFVGTFIVGVTVGADVPTSLALVGELSPAKARGKLLGFSQVAWNFGPVIVLLLALVLAPLGLLGIRIVFLHLCLVALVTWGLRRGMSESVRWKSASAAVKETGHRVSDLFRGANLKALLWTATIYVFWNLAAGTSGIFTPYMVKTLGGGSQAVSVGLACAGFAIGIIATVVIFMPHYDKTHGLRKVFWGVGSVMQIVAYGMFIVLPFTVPVIILNVVLFAIGAALAGEAVYKIFSQELFPTMLRGTAQGYTFGVARMFLGIWSFFVPVLATQGFSVVGGLLALFLLISGVVGFFFMPHTVGKSLEHIEAERAAG